One part of the Rhodococcus oxybenzonivorans genome encodes these proteins:
- a CDS encoding alpha/beta hydrolase, with product MRRLGLLALVLVVCSACGAGPSNRPHVAVEREGGGSEPTPTESQNADAPPPQLQVPKTDLTWTDCTPGTLETLGPGVVAPSGLIFECASYESAVDESGVLPGSFTMGAMRARLADTPANAAPLVLTSGSDRSSTSTLAALSTGGLSTLLSTRPVVAVDRRGIASSQKIECLSPPTSDLRRRLADLGQFDPGAGDQVDKVAALGRDATIACTDYLQPQELAFDSTHAADDIETLRRTWEVDSLGILATGNGSAVALSYAAEYPGRVGRLVLDSPAVTTVDAATVTEQQVAGQEAAFDAFARQCTALNCSLGPDPRAAVTAAVAAAAAGRIPGVSSNALLTAISGVLGTAGGDQQGRVRMLSDAVSAATAGNTAPLLALAAQAEAAYESDGQFITRCTDGQQWPAPDRVRELQRVWGEQFPLFGPDAAVGLLLCTSWPATAPPALPGDLSMPVLVLSGAADPVVGNAGVGTVTGAVGSAGATTATLTWHGRGHPATHSDCAQKAIVSYLADGTLPPDGSACPA from the coding sequence ATGCGCAGATTGGGGTTGCTCGCACTGGTTCTCGTGGTGTGCAGTGCGTGCGGAGCCGGACCGTCGAACCGGCCGCACGTCGCCGTCGAACGCGAGGGCGGCGGCAGCGAACCCACCCCGACAGAATCCCAGAACGCCGACGCTCCCCCGCCCCAGTTGCAGGTTCCGAAGACGGACCTCACGTGGACAGACTGCACCCCGGGCACCCTCGAGACGCTGGGCCCCGGAGTGGTGGCGCCTTCGGGTCTGATCTTCGAGTGCGCGTCGTACGAATCGGCCGTCGACGAGAGCGGAGTCCTTCCCGGATCGTTCACAATGGGCGCGATGCGGGCGCGACTCGCGGACACCCCGGCAAACGCTGCCCCCCTCGTCCTGACGTCCGGGTCGGACCGGTCGTCGACGTCGACGCTCGCCGCGCTCAGCACGGGAGGGTTGTCGACTCTGCTCTCGACGCGTCCGGTTGTCGCCGTCGATCGCCGCGGAATCGCGTCGTCACAGAAAATCGAATGCCTTTCGCCGCCGACCTCCGACCTTCGGCGCAGGCTGGCCGACCTGGGACAATTCGATCCGGGTGCCGGCGACCAGGTCGACAAGGTGGCCGCTCTCGGGCGAGATGCCACCATCGCCTGTACCGATTATCTGCAACCGCAAGAACTCGCCTTCGACAGCACCCACGCCGCAGATGACATCGAAACGCTGCGTCGCACGTGGGAGGTCGACTCCCTCGGGATACTGGCCACCGGAAACGGGAGCGCCGTTGCATTGAGCTACGCCGCCGAATACCCGGGACGGGTCGGCCGGCTCGTCCTCGACTCCCCCGCGGTGACCACCGTGGACGCCGCAACCGTCACCGAGCAGCAGGTGGCCGGACAGGAAGCGGCGTTCGACGCCTTCGCCCGGCAGTGCACCGCACTGAACTGTTCCCTCGGCCCCGACCCGCGGGCTGCGGTCACCGCAGCCGTTGCCGCGGCCGCGGCCGGTCGGATCCCCGGGGTGTCGTCGAATGCGCTGCTCACGGCGATCTCGGGGGTGCTGGGTACGGCCGGAGGTGACCAGCAGGGCCGGGTACGCATGTTGTCCGACGCCGTGTCGGCCGCCACCGCCGGCAACACCGCGCCGCTGCTGGCCCTCGCAGCGCAGGCGGAGGCGGCCTACGAGTCCGACGGCCAGTTCATCACCCGGTGCACGGACGGGCAGCAGTGGCCTGCCCCGGATCGCGTGCGCGAACTCCAGCGCGTGTGGGGTGAGCAGTTTCCGTTGTTCGGCCCCGATGCGGCCGTGGGCCTCCTGCTGTGCACGTCGTGGCCTGCGACCGCACCGCCCGCGCTCCCCGGTGACCTCTCGATGCCCGTGCTCGTACTCAGCGGCGCGGCCGACCCCGTCGTCGGTAACGCCGGCGTCGGCACCGTCACCGGAGCAGTGGGCAGCGCGGGCGCCACCACCGCCACCCTGACGTGGCACGGCCGGGGTCACCCGGCCACCCACTCGGACTGCGCGCAGAAGGCCATCGTCTCGTATCTGGCCGACGGAACACTGCCTCCCGACGGCAGCGCCTGCCCCGCCTAG
- a CDS encoding glycosyltransferase family 87 protein: MYRAVVFLRHLEPRTGRTPHEVINFALWPIAVMTVLHRVVVKAVNGYITDDFRPVYNAALAFLNRRPVYTANFDWVDPHYLYPPSGTLLMAPIAIIDPEKSRWLFILANTIAIVIALYLLLRLFGLGLNSIAAPILLFATFSSETVTNTLVFTNINGLVLLGEIAFLVLLMKRRDMWSGVAIGLTFAVKPILAPLLLLPLVRGQWKVFVTALGIPLVLTAVAWPLSADPMDFVHHTVPYLMESRDYFNSAIVGNGRYYGLPTWMIFTLRGIFAALVAGSLWLLYRYYRHDELFFVVTTSGVLLTASWLLGSLGQMYYSMMLFPLVMSVVLKNSVMRNWPAWLAVYGFLSYDSWLSGRFVEAGRTAEYMKTTLGWSLLLIVIFGVLAVRYVTAKREGRLDQGIDPAFLLEPRPKTPSTEPELAPEPEAESAVAKS; encoded by the coding sequence GTGTACCGTGCCGTGGTGTTCCTTCGACATCTCGAACCGCGCACCGGGCGGACTCCTCACGAGGTCATCAACTTCGCGTTGTGGCCGATCGCCGTCATGACCGTGCTGCATCGAGTGGTTGTCAAGGCGGTCAACGGCTACATCACCGACGACTTCCGGCCGGTCTACAACGCTGCCCTGGCGTTCCTCAACCGCCGCCCCGTCTACACCGCCAACTTCGACTGGGTGGACCCGCACTACCTGTATCCGCCGTCCGGAACGCTGCTGATGGCACCGATCGCGATCATCGATCCCGAGAAGTCGCGGTGGCTCTTCATCCTGGCCAACACGATCGCCATCGTCATCGCGTTGTACCTGCTGTTGCGGTTGTTCGGCCTCGGCCTGAACTCGATCGCCGCCCCGATCCTTCTCTTCGCGACGTTTTCGTCGGAAACTGTCACGAACACGCTGGTCTTCACCAACATCAACGGTCTGGTGCTGCTCGGGGAGATCGCGTTCCTGGTGCTGCTCATGAAGCGACGGGACATGTGGTCCGGCGTCGCCATCGGCCTGACGTTCGCGGTGAAACCGATCCTGGCGCCACTTCTCTTACTTCCTCTCGTCCGCGGGCAGTGGAAAGTGTTCGTCACCGCCCTCGGCATCCCCCTCGTCCTCACCGCCGTAGCGTGGCCGCTGTCGGCGGATCCGATGGACTTCGTTCACCACACCGTTCCGTACCTGATGGAGTCGCGCGACTACTTCAACAGCGCGATCGTGGGCAACGGCAGGTACTACGGTCTCCCGACGTGGATGATCTTCACGCTCCGTGGAATTTTCGCCGCACTGGTGGCGGGGTCCCTCTGGCTGCTGTACCGCTACTACCGGCACGACGAACTGTTCTTCGTGGTGACCACGTCCGGTGTCCTGCTGACCGCGTCCTGGCTGCTCGGTTCGCTGGGCCAGATGTACTACTCGATGATGCTGTTCCCGCTCGTCATGTCGGTGGTACTGAAGAACTCGGTGATGCGAAATTGGCCGGCGTGGCTGGCGGTGTACGGGTTCCTCAGTTACGACAGTTGGTTGTCGGGACGGTTCGTCGAGGCGGGCCGCACCGCCGAATACATGAAGACCACCCTCGGGTGGAGTCTGCTGTTGATCGTCATTTTCGGGGTGCTCGCAGTCCGCTACGTCACCGCGAAGCGTGAGGGTCGGCTGGATCAGGGCATCGATCCGGCGTTCCTCCTCGAACCTCGCCCGAAGACCCCGTCGACGGAACCCGAGCTCGCACCGGAACCGGAAGCGGAGTCGGCTGTCGCCAAGTCGTAG
- the msrB gene encoding peptide-methionine (R)-S-oxide reductase MsrB has protein sequence MSSQQKDPTQSAPKVVLSDSEWREKLTPEEYAVLRQAGTERPYVGEYTDTTTEGVYHCRACGAELFRSTEKFESHCGWPSFFDPADSDAVILREDTSLGMRRVEVICKTCHSHLGHVFEGEGYPTPTDQRYCINSISLVLEPTEK, from the coding sequence ATGAGTTCGCAGCAGAAGGATCCCACCCAGTCCGCACCGAAGGTCGTCCTCTCCGACAGTGAATGGCGGGAGAAGCTGACGCCCGAGGAATACGCGGTACTGCGGCAGGCCGGAACCGAACGTCCCTACGTGGGTGAATACACCGACACGACAACCGAGGGTGTCTACCACTGCCGCGCATGCGGCGCGGAGTTGTTCCGCAGTACCGAGAAATTCGAATCCCATTGCGGGTGGCCGTCGTTCTTCGACCCCGCCGATTCCGATGCCGTCATTCTCCGCGAGGACACATCGCTGGGTATGCGCCGCGTCGAGGTCATCTGCAAGACGTGCCACAGCCATCTCGGTCACGTCTTCGAAGGCGAGGGCTACCCCACCCCGACCGACCAGCGTTACTGCATCAACTCCATTTCACTGGTCCTCGAGCCGACCGAGAAGTGA
- a CDS encoding molybdopterin-dependent oxidoreductase, translated as MSDVDEADRGVRYQHMSHWGMFEAQVSDGEVVAVHPYSGDSDPSPALGNIAGSIRNKARITGPAVRRGWLENGPGPSSARGSDEFVSVDWEELTERLSGELRRVIDTYGNSAIFGGSYGWASAGRFHHAQSQVHRFLNSLGGYTRSVHSYSLGATGVIMPRVVGTHWKLFARSTSWKVIAEHTELLVCFGGVPLKNTGVNHGGTSDHPTRGALDALRRRGGCIVSFSPLRDDLHGAAERHAPVPGTDVAIMLALAYVLATEGLHDTAFLASHCVGYDRFEEYLLGRSDGVPKSPAWAEQISGIAADELVVLARRMAASRTMVTVTWSLQRVRHGEQAPWMGVTLAAMLGQVGLPGGGFGHGYGSMNEPGLAPVPYPLPTLPQGLNPVPDFIPVAAVSDMLLNPGAPFDYDGQRLSYPDIRMLYWAGGNPFHHHQDLGRLRRALARPETIVVHEPYWTPMARHADIVVPSTTSLERDDISCTRNDPLLVAMHAAVRPYADARDDYDTFSALARRLGVGEKFTEGRSSQQWLEHLYEQWRGFVRADGGPAPIFDDFWTDGQVRMRTEDDLVLFGDFRADPATYPLATPSGRIEIFSADIDSFGYADCAGHPRWYEPEEWLGGDRAQQYPLHLIANQPRSRLHSQLDHGATSRESKIKGREPLRIHPDDAAARGVVAGDVVRVYNDRGSCLAGVVVDDGVRRGVVQLSTGAWYDPLDPTDPESLCVHGNPNVLTADVGSSSLSRGCTGQHVLVQIERYLDELPPIRAFDPPTITSRSARGPVKWS; from the coding sequence ATGAGTGACGTCGACGAGGCGGACCGCGGGGTCCGCTACCAGCACATGTCCCATTGGGGGATGTTCGAGGCCCAGGTGTCGGACGGCGAGGTCGTCGCGGTTCACCCGTATTCGGGTGACTCGGACCCTTCGCCGGCGCTGGGTAACATCGCCGGTTCGATCCGCAACAAGGCGCGCATTACCGGCCCTGCCGTGCGGCGCGGCTGGCTCGAGAACGGACCCGGTCCCAGCAGTGCCCGAGGCTCGGACGAGTTCGTGTCCGTCGACTGGGAAGAGCTGACGGAGCGCCTTTCCGGTGAACTGCGCCGAGTGATCGACACGTACGGCAACAGCGCGATCTTCGGCGGCTCCTACGGTTGGGCCAGCGCCGGGCGGTTCCACCATGCGCAGAGCCAGGTGCACCGGTTCCTCAACTCGCTCGGTGGCTATACACGGTCCGTCCACAGTTATTCACTGGGTGCGACGGGCGTGATCATGCCCCGCGTCGTCGGTACGCACTGGAAGTTGTTCGCGCGGTCGACGTCCTGGAAAGTCATCGCCGAGCACACCGAACTTCTGGTGTGCTTCGGCGGTGTCCCGCTGAAGAACACCGGAGTGAACCACGGCGGCACGAGCGACCACCCGACACGAGGCGCGCTGGACGCGCTCCGACGTCGCGGTGGCTGCATCGTGTCCTTCAGTCCGCTGCGTGACGACCTCCATGGTGCCGCGGAACGGCACGCACCCGTCCCCGGCACCGATGTCGCCATCATGCTCGCCCTCGCCTACGTTCTGGCGACGGAAGGCCTGCACGACACGGCGTTCCTGGCAAGCCATTGCGTCGGTTACGACCGTTTCGAGGAGTACCTGCTCGGACGTTCCGACGGAGTGCCCAAATCGCCGGCGTGGGCGGAGCAGATTTCGGGAATCGCCGCGGACGAACTGGTGGTACTGGCGCGACGGATGGCGGCGAGCCGGACCATGGTGACCGTCACGTGGTCGTTGCAGCGCGTGCGGCACGGGGAGCAGGCGCCGTGGATGGGCGTCACTCTTGCCGCGATGCTCGGACAGGTCGGTCTGCCCGGCGGGGGCTTCGGCCATGGCTATGGTTCGATGAACGAGCCGGGCCTCGCACCCGTGCCGTACCCCCTGCCCACCCTGCCGCAGGGACTCAACCCGGTCCCGGATTTCATCCCGGTGGCGGCGGTCTCGGACATGCTCCTGAATCCGGGAGCACCCTTCGACTACGACGGTCAGCGGCTGAGCTATCCGGATATCCGGATGCTGTACTGGGCTGGGGGCAACCCGTTCCACCACCATCAGGATCTTGGCCGGCTCAGGCGGGCGCTGGCACGCCCCGAGACGATCGTGGTCCATGAGCCGTACTGGACCCCGATGGCACGGCACGCCGACATCGTGGTGCCGTCCACCACGTCGCTCGAGCGGGACGACATCAGCTGCACCCGCAACGACCCGCTGCTCGTCGCCATGCACGCCGCAGTGCGCCCGTACGCCGATGCCCGGGACGATTACGACACCTTCAGCGCACTCGCCCGCAGGCTGGGTGTCGGCGAGAAGTTCACCGAAGGACGCTCGTCGCAGCAATGGCTCGAGCACCTCTACGAACAATGGCGCGGATTCGTCCGGGCGGACGGCGGCCCGGCGCCGATCTTCGACGACTTCTGGACAGACGGGCAGGTGCGGATGCGCACCGAAGACGACCTCGTGCTGTTCGGCGATTTCCGTGCCGACCCGGCCACGTACCCGCTCGCGACACCCAGCGGTCGCATCGAGATCTTCTCGGCAGACATCGACAGCTTCGGTTACGCGGACTGCGCCGGCCATCCACGCTGGTACGAGCCGGAGGAATGGCTCGGTGGCGATCGAGCACAGCAGTATCCGCTGCACCTGATCGCCAATCAGCCGCGGAGTCGGCTGCACAGCCAACTCGATCACGGCGCGACCAGCCGGGAATCGAAGATCAAGGGCCGCGAACCGCTCCGGATCCACCCCGATGATGCCGCGGCTCGCGGCGTCGTCGCCGGTGACGTCGTCCGGGTCTACAACGATCGCGGCTCCTGCCTCGCCGGTGTCGTGGTGGACGACGGTGTCCGGCGAGGCGTGGTGCAGTTGTCGACGGGTGCCTGGTACGACCCGCTCGACCCCACCGACCCGGAGTCGCTGTGCGTGCACGGCAACCCGAACGTGTTGACCGCGGACGTGGGCAGTTCTTCACTGTCCCGCGGCTGCACGGGCCAGCACGTGCTGGTGCAGATCGAACGCTATCTGGACGAGCTGCCGCCGATTCGCGCCTTCGACCCGCCGACGATCACTTCTCGGTCGGCTCGAGGACCAGTGAAATGGAGTTGA
- the hemQ gene encoding hydrogen peroxide-dependent heme synthase — MARLDFDALNSEIRYLMFSVFQVEPGVLGDDREAVIKEARIFFEAQAEKGVVVRGLYDVAGLRADADFMIWTHSPSIEALQATYSDFRRTTALGRASAPVWSNVACHRPAEFNKSHIPAFLAGEDPGNYICVYPFVRSYEWYLLPDEERRKMLADHGMAARAYKDVRANTVPSFALGDYEWILAFEAPELYRIVDLMRDLRATEARLHVREEVPFFTGPRVDVEKLVTALP; from the coding sequence ATGGCACGCCTCGACTTCGACGCATTGAACTCTGAAATCCGCTACCTGATGTTCTCCGTGTTCCAGGTGGAACCCGGTGTTCTCGGGGACGACCGGGAAGCTGTGATCAAGGAGGCTCGGATCTTCTTCGAGGCTCAGGCGGAGAAGGGGGTCGTCGTCCGCGGACTCTATGACGTGGCCGGTCTTCGCGCCGATGCGGACTTCATGATCTGGACCCATTCGCCGAGCATCGAGGCGCTGCAGGCCACGTACTCCGACTTCCGGCGCACCACCGCGCTCGGGCGGGCGAGCGCACCCGTGTGGAGCAATGTGGCCTGTCACCGCCCTGCCGAGTTCAACAAGAGTCACATCCCCGCATTCCTCGCGGGGGAGGACCCGGGCAACTACATCTGCGTGTACCCGTTCGTGCGGTCCTACGAGTGGTACCTCCTGCCGGACGAGGAACGCCGCAAGATGCTCGCCGACCACGGCATGGCCGCCCGCGCCTACAAGGACGTCCGCGCCAACACCGTGCCCTCGTTCGCGTTGGGGGACTATGAGTGGATCCTCGCGTTCGAGGCGCCCGAGCTGTACCGCATCGTCGATCTCATGCGCGATCTCCGGGCCACCGAGGCACGCCTTCACGTCCGGGAGGAAGTACCGTTCTTCACCGGTCCCCGGGTGGATGTGGAGAAGCTCGTCACGGCTCTTCCGTGA
- a CDS encoding protoporphyrinogen oxidase: MTVSSPNVLVVGGGISGLVAAYRLRQQLGDGARITLAEGAGRLGGKLRTDLLAGEPLDLGAEAFIARRPEVPALLTELGLTEQLVHPAGLRPLIWSQNSLHPLPQNTLMGIPARPEDLAGLVDHGTLARIEEESELPLRWVPGSDVAVGSLVGERFGEQVVRRSVDPLLGGVYSGLADTIGVRAALPTLAAALDRGAASLSAAVAEALPPPSAGPVFGALRDGYGVLLDALAAAARAHVVHEQIRTITRESDGWSADPVGLVDGIVLAVPAPQLADLLAEIAPGAAAAAGRIPLASSAVVALALPAAADLPQNSGVLVATDASLAAKAFTLSSRKWPHLAGRDVAVVRASFGRFGDAGIVDAPDADLVAAARRDLGTVTGVTDEPVAARVQRWYGGLPQYGPGHLDRVAEIERDIAGLEGVEVSGALLHGVGVPACVASATTAATRLAERVAR; the protein is encoded by the coding sequence GTGACGGTGTCGTCGCCGAATGTGCTCGTGGTCGGCGGCGGCATCTCCGGGCTGGTCGCGGCGTACCGCCTGCGTCAGCAATTGGGCGACGGAGCGCGCATCACCCTCGCGGAGGGTGCTGGGCGACTCGGCGGCAAGCTGCGCACGGACCTACTGGCGGGGGAGCCCCTCGATCTGGGGGCGGAGGCCTTCATCGCACGACGCCCTGAGGTGCCTGCGCTACTGACCGAATTGGGTCTGACCGAGCAACTTGTGCATCCGGCGGGCCTGCGTCCGCTCATCTGGTCCCAGAATTCGCTGCACCCGTTGCCGCAGAACACGCTGATGGGCATCCCCGCCCGGCCCGAGGACCTCGCCGGACTGGTCGACCACGGGACACTCGCCCGGATCGAGGAGGAGTCGGAGCTGCCCCTGCGCTGGGTTCCCGGCTCCGACGTCGCGGTGGGTTCGCTGGTGGGCGAGCGGTTCGGGGAGCAGGTCGTGCGGCGCTCGGTCGATCCGCTGCTCGGCGGCGTGTATTCGGGTCTTGCGGACACGATCGGAGTGCGGGCCGCCCTGCCCACACTTGCCGCCGCCCTCGATCGCGGAGCGGCAAGCCTGTCTGCCGCCGTGGCGGAGGCGCTTCCTCCGCCCTCCGCCGGGCCGGTCTTCGGGGCCTTGCGCGACGGCTACGGAGTTCTCCTCGACGCGCTCGCCGCCGCCGCACGCGCGCACGTCGTCCACGAACAGATACGGACCATCACCCGCGAGTCCGACGGCTGGTCGGCCGATCCGGTCGGGCTCGTGGACGGCATCGTCCTCGCCGTACCCGCACCGCAACTGGCGGACCTGCTCGCCGAGATCGCGCCTGGTGCGGCTGCGGCCGCCGGGCGGATTCCCCTCGCCTCCTCTGCTGTTGTGGCGTTGGCTCTTCCCGCCGCGGCGGACCTACCGCAGAACTCGGGAGTCCTCGTCGCAACAGACGCGTCGCTCGCCGCCAAGGCCTTCACGCTGTCGAGCCGGAAATGGCCCCATCTCGCCGGTCGGGACGTGGCAGTGGTCCGCGCGTCGTTCGGCAGGTTCGGTGACGCCGGCATCGTCGATGCGCCCGACGCGGATCTCGTCGCGGCGGCGCGACGCGACCTCGGTACGGTCACCGGAGTGACGGACGAACCGGTGGCGGCACGGGTCCAGCGGTGGTACGGCGGGTTGCCGCAGTACGGCCCCGGGCATCTCGACCGGGTGGCCGAGATCGAGCGCGACATCGCAGGTCTGGAGGGTGTCGAGGTGTCCGGCGCGTTGCTCCACGGGGTGGGGGTTCCCGCCTGTGTCGCCTCTGCGACGACGGCGGCTACACGCCTCGCCGAGCGAGTGGCACGATAG
- the hemE gene encoding uroporphyrinogen decarboxylase, which yields MAERATFTSRRVLPDAPFLAAANGRTPSHRPVWFMRQAGRSLPEYRKIRAGIGMLESCFDPALVSEITMQPVRRHGVDAAILFSDIVVPLKAAGIDLDIVAGTGPVVANPVRSIGDVAALPRLVPEEVGAVAEAVRLLTVELGSTPLIGFAGAPFTLASYLVEGGPSRNHERTKALMHSDPKTWHALLSTLADTTITFLQAQLRAGVDAVQLFDSWAGALSLAEYREFVLPHSERVFAEIQSAGVPRIHFGVGTGELLGAMGEAGADVVGVDWRIPLDVAAHRVGPGKALQGNLDPSVLFAGPAAVEKQVRRIVAEADAAMASGTTGHIFNLGHGVLPDTDPGVLTAVVELVHSL from the coding sequence ATGGCCGAGCGGGCCACGTTCACCTCGAGGAGGGTGCTTCCCGACGCACCGTTCCTCGCGGCCGCGAACGGTCGCACGCCGAGTCACCGTCCTGTCTGGTTCATGCGGCAGGCGGGGCGCTCACTGCCCGAGTACCGCAAGATCAGGGCGGGCATCGGAATGCTCGAGTCGTGCTTCGACCCTGCCCTGGTCAGTGAGATCACCATGCAGCCGGTGCGCCGCCACGGTGTCGATGCCGCGATTCTCTTCTCCGACATCGTCGTGCCGCTCAAAGCGGCCGGTATCGACCTGGACATCGTGGCGGGAACGGGGCCCGTGGTGGCCAACCCGGTTCGATCGATCGGGGACGTGGCAGCGCTGCCACGGCTCGTCCCCGAGGAGGTGGGCGCGGTGGCCGAGGCAGTCCGGCTGCTCACGGTCGAACTCGGCTCGACCCCGTTGATCGGCTTCGCGGGTGCCCCCTTCACCCTCGCGTCGTATCTGGTCGAGGGCGGCCCCAGCCGCAACCACGAGCGCACCAAGGCGCTCATGCACTCCGACCCGAAGACGTGGCACGCACTACTGAGCACCCTGGCCGACACCACGATCACGTTCCTGCAGGCCCAGTTGCGCGCCGGGGTGGACGCAGTCCAGCTGTTCGACTCGTGGGCGGGCGCACTGTCACTGGCGGAGTACCGCGAGTTCGTCCTGCCCCACTCGGAACGAGTGTTCGCCGAGATTCAGAGCGCCGGTGTTCCGCGAATCCACTTCGGCGTCGGTACCGGCGAACTGCTCGGTGCGATGGGGGAAGCGGGTGCCGACGTGGTAGGCGTCGACTGGCGGATTCCCCTGGACGTCGCGGCCCATCGCGTCGGCCCGGGTAAGGCGCTGCAGGGCAACCTCGATCCTTCGGTGCTGTTCGCCGGACCGGCGGCCGTCGAGAAGCAGGTCCGCCGGATCGTGGCGGAGGCCGATGCCGCGATGGCATCCGGGACGACCGGTCACATCTTCAACCTCGGTCACGGCGTTCTGCCCGACACCGACCCGGGAGTCCTCACCGCCGTCGTCGAGTTGGTGCACTCGCTGTGA
- a CDS encoding DUF3000 domain-containing protein, producing MTTSGSRAEPAEFRAAVDAMNSAQVRADIELGPIRPPQRLAPFSYAVGAEVVHEDTGVVAEQSEGDAFGRLILLYDPEGDEAWNGTMRLVAYIQADLDAAVAADPLLPEVAWSWLVDALESRSEPLTALGGTVTATTSVRYGDIAGPPHAHQLELRASWTATSVELAAHVEAFCEVLAYAAGLPPAGVAQLKTQNGD from the coding sequence GTGACGACTTCGGGATCGCGCGCCGAACCCGCCGAGTTCCGCGCCGCCGTCGATGCGATGAACTCCGCGCAGGTTCGTGCGGACATCGAGCTGGGCCCCATCCGGCCCCCTCAGCGACTGGCGCCGTTCAGCTACGCCGTCGGTGCGGAAGTCGTGCACGAGGACACCGGTGTCGTTGCCGAACAGAGCGAGGGCGACGCGTTCGGCCGGCTGATCCTCCTCTACGACCCGGAGGGCGACGAAGCCTGGAACGGCACGATGCGGCTGGTCGCCTACATTCAGGCCGACCTCGATGCCGCTGTCGCGGCGGACCCGCTGCTTCCCGAGGTCGCGTGGAGCTGGCTCGTCGATGCCCTCGAGTCGCGGTCGGAACCACTCACTGCGCTCGGTGGCACGGTCACCGCCACCACGTCCGTCCGCTACGGCGACATCGCCGGACCACCACACGCACACCAATTGGAACTCCGCGCGTCGTGGACCGCGACGTCCGTAGAACTCGCGGCCCACGTCGAGGCGTTCTGCGAGGTGCTGGCCTACGCCGCGGGCCTGCCACCGGCCGGTGTCGCGCAGCTCAAGACCCAGAACGGCGACTAG
- a CDS encoding alpha/beta hydrolase, translated as MTRGFVLRHGVGAALAANALRPLPGAPTSVFAFFSGWLTTELAPHLLAATAADTAVHVARHGIRSRTDRIGVALALASMSGLAAAIATGRGAGEEAESALVEALGENYTDRDEAIERSGRPVWRQLLNPFRMANEDVTRIRNLAYGPGGRRAQLDIYHHKDRPASSPILLQIHGGGWVIGNKDQQGLPLMFEMASRGWVCVAVNYPLSPRAKWPEHLVAIKQALAWMRKNIENYGGNPDFIAVTGGSAGGHLASMVGLTANDPRFQPGFEDADTSVHACVPYYGVYDIAGDSGIRAVLQRVHSGLMPLILGRHATFPDDYRAASPLAQVRADAPPFFVIHGASDSLVPVAEARFFVDELRKVSRNPVAYAELRGAQHAFDIFPSIRSISVTQAVGRFLEWSRSATTDVPAAEEPA; from the coding sequence ATGACTCGAGGCTTCGTTCTCCGGCACGGCGTGGGGGCCGCGCTCGCCGCCAACGCGCTGCGTCCCCTGCCCGGCGCACCGACGTCGGTGTTCGCCTTCTTCTCCGGATGGCTGACAACCGAATTGGCGCCGCACCTCCTCGCGGCGACTGCTGCGGACACGGCCGTCCATGTCGCGCGACACGGAATCCGTTCGCGCACCGACCGCATCGGGGTCGCACTCGCACTCGCCTCGATGAGCGGACTGGCCGCCGCGATCGCCACCGGCCGTGGAGCAGGTGAGGAAGCCGAAAGCGCGCTGGTCGAGGCGCTCGGCGAAAACTACACCGATCGCGACGAGGCCATCGAACGTTCGGGACGGCCGGTATGGCGTCAGCTGCTCAATCCGTTCCGGATGGCCAACGAAGACGTCACCCGCATCCGCAACCTCGCGTACGGCCCGGGCGGTCGTCGTGCGCAACTCGACATCTACCACCACAAGGACCGCCCGGCGAGCAGCCCCATCCTGCTGCAGATCCACGGCGGCGGGTGGGTCATCGGCAACAAGGACCAGCAGGGTCTGCCGTTGATGTTCGAGATGGCGTCGCGCGGATGGGTGTGCGTGGCGGTGAACTATCCGCTCTCGCCGCGGGCCAAGTGGCCCGAACACCTCGTAGCGATCAAGCAGGCGCTGGCCTGGATGAGGAAGAATATCGAGAACTACGGCGGCAACCCCGACTTCATCGCTGTCACGGGTGGGTCCGCGGGCGGTCACCTGGCTTCCATGGTGGGTCTTACCGCCAACGACCCACGGTTTCAGCCCGGTTTCGAGGACGCCGACACTTCCGTACACGCGTGCGTCCCGTATTACGGCGTCTACGACATCGCCGGTGACTCCGGGATCAGGGCCGTCCTGCAGCGTGTCCATTCCGGACTGATGCCGTTGATCCTCGGCAGGCACGCCACCTTCCCCGACGACTACCGGGCCGCGTCACCGTTGGCACAGGTGCGGGCCGACGCGCCGCCGTTCTTCGTCATCCACGGCGCGAGCGACTCCCTCGTGCCGGTCGCGGAGGCACGGTTCTTCGTCGACGAGTTACGCAAGGTGTCCCGCAATCCTGTCGCCTACGCCGAACTGCGGGGAGCCCAGCACGCCTTCGACATCTTTCCGTCGATTCGCAGCATCTCGGTGACCCAGGCGGTCGGGCGGTTCCTGGAATGGTCGCGAAGTGCCACCACCGACGTTCCGGCGGCTGAGGAACCGGCGTAG